A genomic window from Quercus lobata isolate SW786 chromosome 10, ValleyOak3.0 Primary Assembly, whole genome shotgun sequence includes:
- the LOC115965439 gene encoding uncharacterized protein LOC115965439: MDHHHHHHHHHHHQQQQQQQWRPMPIPGNICPTCSNSHFPFCRPFNQIQNPRPPFDAHLLPTGPPRPPWHRNPSLDREPYNQFQLQQSYSNGFADEYDRNSKRPRVDDMQSNNQNSVGVSSDIERRLKLIRDHGSSLGGPMLGMNNHETNRYVQESLGFDGNYGKFDGSWESRSELGPMGVRNMEMNNFHDPRFGPGDRVGQPYMQSNRNGFLNEEEFVHSSRYGINNVDQAPPPPPPPPQHISQCVPPYPGSEVPNDHYHNTHNPQWRQVSDSVPESELRYSHMNNWHGPSVMYPEQRGSVAMDNYGPKNQQQQQPYGMQYPVDTRQPLDVGFQSKDGNRGPIRHHSMPGVTQHGAPNLNERGGYFQSPSGGSMVFENTGQTEASRFYSGQPPIPASPPPPLPFDPTFRPSSELKAYSSPPKTTASLFPVAVSSSAMVPTSYQPIPKAHSLSPPPYYHNKPLMHASTGFFSEAVGDGQPFSLKQLSSDKPKVIDASHLFKRPHRATRPDHIVIILRGLPGSGKSYLAKMLRDLEVENGGHAPRIHSMDDYFMTEVEKIEEGDASKSSVRGKKPIMKMVMEYCYEPEMEEAYRSSMLKAFKKTLEEGGFTFIIVDDRNLRVADFAQFWAIGKSSGYEVYILEATYKDPAGCAARNVHGFTQDDVEKMARQWEEAPSLYLQLDVKTLFHGDDLKESGIQEVEMDMEDEDVDGNLSGLQERMPENNIVPPLGEDTPDDSSKDGNRWDSEGDHLTEEVKELGRSKWSDDLDEEDTERTERVKGNVNALSGLIQAYGKGAKSVRWADKVGNTGFSLHATKKADVSSLVIGPGTGYNLKSNPLRDETPAPSSGAGESKRQSIFQERLRAERESFKLVFDRRRQRIGLGLEEE, from the exons ATGGAccatcaccaccatcatcatcatcaccatcatcatcaacaacaacaacaacaacaatggcgTCCCATGCCAATTCCAGGTAACATCTGTCCCACCTGCTCAAATTCCCACTTCCCATTTTGCCGTCCtttcaatcaaattcaaaaccctagaccCCCATTCGACGCGCACCTTTTGCCCACGGGTCCGCCCCGCCCGCCGTGGCATAGAAACCCTAGCTTAGATAGAGAACCCTACAATCAATTTCAGTTACAACAGTCTTACAGTAATGGATTCGCAGATGAGTATGATAGGAACTCTAAAAGACCTAGGGTTGATGATATGCAATCTAATAATCAGAATTCTGTTGGGGTTTCTTCTGATATTGAGCGTAGGTTGAAGCTAATTCGTGATCATGGTAGCTCATTGGGTGGACCGATGCTGGGGATGAATAATCACGAAACCAACAGATATGTTCAAGAAAGTTTAGGTTTTGATGGGAATTATGGAAAATTTGATGGTTCTTGGGAGAGTAGGAGTGAATTGGGACCAATGGGTGTTAGGAATATGGAGATGAATAATTTCCATGACCCAAGGTTTGGTCCCGGTGATAGAGTAGGGCAACCATATATGCAGAGTAATAGGAATGGGTTTCTCAATGAAGAAGAATTTGTGCATTCTTCTAGATATGGGATTAATAATGTGGATCAGGcgcctcctcctcctcctcctcctcctcagcaTATATCTCAGTGCGTGCCACCTTATCCGGGCTCTGAAGTTCCTAATGATCATTATCATAATACCCATAATCCGCAATGGCGGCAAGTTAGTGATTCTGTGCCAGAAAGTGAATTGAGGTATTCTCATATGAATAATTGGCATGGACCAAGTGTTATGTACCCTGAACAAAGAGGCAGTGTTGCAATGGATAATTATGGTCCTAAAAatcagcagcaacaacaacccTATGGAATGCAGTATCCTGTTGATACGAGACAGCCACTTGATGTTGGTTTTCAATCAAAAGATGGCAATCGTGGTCCAATTCGGCATCATAGTATGCCTGGAGTTACTCAACATGGTGCTCCAAATCTGAATGAGCGTGGAGGATACTTTCAATCACCTTCTGGTGGTAGCATGGTTTTTGAAAATACGGGTCAAACGGAGGCTTCTCGGTTTTATAGTGGGCAGCCTCCTATTCCAGCTTCTCCACCACCACCTCTTCCTTTTGACCCGACATTTCGCCCTTCTTCAGAGTTGAAAGCATACTCTTCACCACCTAAAACAACTGCTTCTCTTTTTCCTGTTGCTGTTAGTTCATCGGCCATGGTGCCTACATCTTATCAACCCATTCCCAAGGCCCACTCTTTGAGCCCACCACCCTATTACCATAATAAACCTCTTATGCATGCTTCCACTGGCTTTTTTTCAGAG GCTGTGGGGGATGGGCAACCTTTTTCTCTAAAGCAATTATCTTCAGATAAGCCAAAAGTTATTGATGCTTCCCACTTATTTAAGCGGCCACATCGAGCTACCCGCCCTGATCATATTGTGATAATCCTTCGAGGGCTTCCAG GTAGTGGGAAGAGCTACTTAGCAAAGATGTTACGTGACCTTGAGGTGGAAAACGGTGGTCATGCTCCACGTATTCATTCTATGGATGATTATTTCATGACTGAGGTTGAAAAG ATTGAGGAAGGTGATGCTTCAAAGAGTTCTGTTAGAGGCAAGAAACCAATAATGAAGATGGTGATGGAGTATTGTTATGAACCTGAAATGGAGGAG GCATATCGTTCAAGCATGTTGAAAGCATTCAAGAAGACCCTTGAGGAGGGGGGTTTCACCTTCATTATTG TGGATGACCGCAATCTGCGGGTAGCTGATTTTGCTCAGTTTTGGGCAATTGGAAAG AGTTCGGGTTATGAAGTTTACATATTAGAAGCTACATATAAGGACCCTGCG ggctGTGCAGCTAGGAATGTGCATGGTTTTACCCAAGATGATGTTGAAAAAATGGCCAGGCAATGGGAGGAAGCTCCATCTTTGTACTTGCAACTTGATGTCAAG ACATTATTCCATGGGGATGACCTGAAAGAAAGTGGAATTCAAGAG GTAGAAATGGACATGGAAGATGAGGATGTTGATGGAAATTTATCTGGACTGCAAGAAAGAATGCCTGAGAATAACATAGTACCTCCTCTAGGAGAAGATACACCTGATG ATTCTTCAAAGGATGGGAATAGATGGGACTCTGAAGGAGACCATCTGACGGAAGAAGTGAAAGAATTAGGTAGGAGTAAATGGTCAGATGATTTAGATGAAGAAGATACTGAAAGAACTGAACGTGTGAAAGGTAATGTAAATGCTCTTTCTGGATTGATTCAAGCATATGGCAAGGGTGCAAAATCTGTACGTTGGGCTGACAag GTAGGCAACACTGGATTTTCTTTACATGCAACCAAGAAGGCAGATGTGTCATCTTTAGTGATTGGACCTGGCACTGGATACAACTTG AAGTCCAACCCATTACGTGATGAAACCCCAGCACCAAGCTCTGGTGCTGGTGAGTCAAAGAGGCAGAGCATATTCCAAGAGCGATTACGTGCAGAGCGTGAATcatttaaattagtttttgacAGAAGACGACAACggattggacttggtttggaGGAGGAATAA
- the LOC115963350 gene encoding isochorismate synthase 2, chloroplastic: MATACISGHFLARFIDPEPAKCSISASPISCSRQSSIHFFHHKYQSCSLSMNGCQGDPRAPIGTIETRTFPTVPSPALAMDTLNSAISQLKSDPPPFTSGIIRLQVPIQQKIEAIDWLHAQHYLLLPRCFFSGRTRTGNSDIFNGNGHNSTPKTHNLVSVAGVGSAVFFRHINPFSYSDWKSIKRFLSNKCPLIRAYGAIRFDARSNISSEWKDFGSFYFMVPQVELDELEGSSMLATTVAWDTSLSWTWAMAIDALQATMCQVSAIVVKLRKEVPKTFILSNNHIPSKTYWDLAVNRALQLIDTGNSALIKVVLARSSRVVTTTDIDPIAWLACLQVEGENAYQFCLQPPNARAFIGNTPEQLFHRKCLSINSEALAGTRGRGRSTTLDLQVELDLLSSPKDHLEFTIVRESIRKKLEAVCNGVVVEPKKAIRKLPRVQHLYAQLAGRLRSEDDEFDILASLHPSPAVCGFPTEEARLFIAETEVFDRGMYAGPVGWFGGGESEFAVGIRSALVEKGLGALIYAGTGIVEGSNPSLEWDELELKTSQFTKLLKLEVPLHQKLIT, translated from the exons atggcCACAGCTTGTATTTCGGGGCACTTTCTTGCACGTTTCATCGATCCAGAACCAGCAAAATGCAGTATTTCTGCCTCACCAATTTCCTGCAGTAGACAATCATCTATTCATTTCTTTCACCAT AAATATCAATCATGTTCATTGTCCATGAATGGCTGCCAAGGAGACCCCAGAGCACCAATCGGAACCATTGAAACGCGCACTTTTCCAACAGTTCCATCACCTGCATTGGCTATGGACACCCTCAACTCGGCCATTTCACAGTTGAAATCAGACCCACCGCCATTTACATCTGGAATTATTCGTCTCCAG GTACCAATCCAACAGAAAATCGAAGCCATTGATTGGCTCCACGCCCAACACTACCTTCTTCTTCCTCGCTGCTTCTTCTCTGGTCGAACTCGAACTGGCAATTCCGATATTTTCAACGGAAATGGCCACAATTCAACCCCAAAAACTCACAATTTGGTCAGTGTCGCTGGTGTCGGCTCCGCCGTCTTCTTTCGCCACATCAATCCCTTCTCATATTCCGATTGGAAGTCCATTAAGAG GTTTCTTTCAAATAAGTGCCCTTTAATCCGTGCTTATGGGGCTATCCGTTTTGATGCACGGTCTAACATATCATCTGAATGGAAGGATTTTGGTTCATTTTACTTTATGGTCCCTCAG GTTGAGCTAGATGAGCTTGAAGGAAGCTCAATGCTTGCCACAACTGTTGCATGGGACACTTCCCTTTCATGGACATGGGCAATGGCTATTGATGCACTTCAGGCTACAATGTGCCAG GTTTCTGCCATTGTTGTAAAGTTGCGGAAAGAAGTTCCTAAAACATTTATTCTAAGCAATAATCACATTCCCAGTAAGACCTATTGGGATCTTGCTGTTAACAGAGCTTTGCAGCTGATAGACACAGGAAACTCAGCACTGATTAAG GTTGTACTTGCACGAAGCAGCAGAGTGGTAACCACTACTGATATTGACCCTATAGCATGGTTGGCTTGTTTACag GTTGAAGGGGAAAATGCTTATCAGTTTTGCCTACAGCCACCTAATGCAAGGGCATTTATTGGAAACACG CCAGAGCAACTATTTCACAGAAAATGTCTTAGCATTAATAGTGAGGCTTTGGCTGGAACCCGTGGTAGAGGTAGATCAACAACTCTAGATCTTCAAGTAGAACTGGACTTGCTTTCCAG TCCCAAGGACCACCTTGAGTTTACAATAGTGCGAGAAAGCATACGAAAAAAATTAGAG GCTGTATGTAATGGGGTTGTGGTTGAACCAAAGAAAGCGATAAGGAAACTCCCAAGAGTCCAGCATTTATATGCTCAATTGGCAGGCAGGTTAAGAAGCGAGGATGATGAG TTTGACATCTTGGCTTCTCTTCATCCAAGTCCAGCAGTTTGTGGGTTTCCAACAGAAGAGGCACGTCTGTTTATTGCAGAAACTG AAGTATTTGACCGAGGAATGTATGCTGGGCCTGTTGGTTGGTTTGGAGGAGGAGAGAGTGAGTTTGCTGTTGGCATCAGGTCAGCATTAGTGGAAAAG GGTCTTGGTGCATTGATCTATGCTGGAACAGGGATAGTGGAAGGAAGCAATCCATCTTTAGAGTGGGATGAGCTGGAACTCAAGACATCTCAG TTTACCAAGTTGCTTAAGCTTGAAGTGCCTCTGCACCAAAAGTTGATAACTTGA
- the LOC115964400 gene encoding BRCA1-associated protein homolog 2-like has product MSLNFSRTCDFQIWQRPSQPTNQQQPQIEVDDKSNVFLIEFHITKVDQWKNYIGNSQEPVSSYEDTKSDTKLVFLSKREVMSQDINGGCLCSLLRKFEIPVEDHGTMIRQIVGLAGTSTMPIVVNIIHVYLMEILVPNSYMEILALPIVDPVRDYDTIILDSMETYEPKSIPATKSSIEALEKIMFQPSSNSIQECSICLEEFQTGFAVTRMPCSHVYHGKCIAKWLQTSHFCPLCRYPMPHYAS; this is encoded by the coding sequence ATGTCTCTCAACTTCTCCAGAACTTGTGATTTCCAGATATGGCAGCGGCCAAGCCAACCCACCAACCAGCAACAGCCTCAGATTGAGGTGGACGACAAGTCCAATGTCTTCCTCATCGAATTTCACATAACTAAGGTAGATCAGTGGAAGAACTACATCGGCAACAGCCAAGAACCAGTGTCTTCCTACGAAGACACTAAATCCGATACTAAATTGGTATTTCTTTCCAAACGTGAAGTGATGTCGCAAGATATCAATGGTGGTTGCTTGTGCTCTTTGCTTAGAAAGTTCGAGATCCCAGTGGAAGATCATGGTACTATGATACGACAAATTGTTGGATTGGCTGGGACATCAACGATGCCCATTGTTGTGAACATAATACACGTGTACTTAATGGAAATATTGGTGCCTAATAGTTATATGGAAATATTGGCACTGCCTATTGTGGATCCGGTGCGCGATTACGATACCATAATTTTGGACTCCATGGAGACTTACGAGCCTAAGTCCATTCCAGCGACTAAATCTTCTATTGAGGCTTTGGAGAAGATTATGTTTCAGCCGAGTTCAAACTCGATTCAAGAATGTAGCATCTGCTTGGAAGAGTTTCAGACAGGTTTCGCAGTCACTCGCATGCCGTGTTCACATGTTTATCACGGAAAATGTATCGCCAAGTGGTTGCAGACGAGTCACTTCTGTCCTTTGTGCCGATACCCAATGCCACATTATGCCTCATAG